ACGTATTGAGAAGCGTCGATTTCCCAACACCAGATTGTCCCGCAAGCACCGATGTCTTTCCTTTTAAAATCGGCTGAAGACGTTCTACTAACTCTTCTTCGCCTTTATAAGTTTGAAGCACCGTATACCCTATGTTTTCATAATCTGCGATATAGCCCTGTAATTCCTCACGCTCATCGTCTTGTAATAAGTCCATCTTCGTCAGACAAATAATGGGGTGGACATGAAATGACTCTAAAACGACTAGAAAACGATCCAGTAAAATCGTATTGAAGTTCGGCTCTTTTACTGAAAACACTAAAATGCCTTGATCGATATTGGCGATTGGCGGACGAACTAGTTCATTTTGACGATCAATAATTTTTTGAATCGTACCATCCGAGCCTTCCGTTTCAAGTGTATACTCTACAAGATCACCGACGAGTGGCGATTCTCCCCGATTGCGAAAGACGCCACGTCCTCGGCACTGTATAAGTTCCTTCCCATCGTAAACATAATAATAACCACTTAACGCTTTACGGATTTGGCCATGCGCCATCCAATTCCCCCTTATTTAACATCATCGTAATTAAAACTATCCGACTCAATAATTTCTGAATCACGGATAATTTTATAAGCCGCTTCTTCGCCTTCTACAATGACAAGTTGTATTTTGTATTGTTGGTCACTAGTAATGGTGAATTCATCAAAAGCTTTCACCATTGTATGATTTTTATCTTGAATTTCAATGCGGATTACTTGTTCAGCGCCTTCTTCAGTCGGCTCATATGGAATTAAAACATTTTTAATAAATGTTTTCACTGGTTTTTCTGCAGGTCCTTTACTTAAAACAACTGCAATTGTATCGCCTTCCATTAAGCTGGTACCTGGTTTTGGCGTTTGCGAAATTACACTACCTGCTGGAACAGTATCATTATACTCTTCGCGAACAGTGCGCCATTTCAGCCCTACTCTTTTTACGTAATCATCCATTTGAGCTTTCGTATAATTCGCTACACTATCAACTGTTATCATTTTTACACCTTGGCTAATCGTAAAAGTAATCGTTGCATCTTTAGCGATTATTTCTGCTCCTTCTTGCGGATCTTGCTCAATAATTTGCCCTTCAGGCAGTTTGGAATGTACATAATTTTTTTGGATGATTAACTTATCCTTTAACAAAGCCTCAACTTGACTAATTTGTTGTCCAGTATAGTCATCAATTTTAACTGTTTCGACACCAAGACTAACTATTAATTCGATTTCAGTTCCTTTAACACGCTTCGCATCTTTTTCTGGATCGGTTTCAATGACTTTGCCCTTCTCAATATCTTCAGAATTTCGCTCTTCTTTTTGTTCGGCAACAACAAAGCCAGCTTCTTGTAATTTCTTTGTCGCATCTTCTACCGTTAAATTGGTCACATCAGGTACGGCAATTTTTTTCGGACTAAATAAATCTGTTGCAAATAAAAAGAAAAGGAACATCGCAATCACGACGATGAATAACCCTGCCACATACTTTGGCCACTTTTTCTTTTGTTTGACCGGCTCTACTTTTTCAACAGGCTTTTTCGCTTCTACCTTCTTTTGTGCGATAGGTTCCATTGCTCTTGTTTTAGTCAAATCTTCATCTTTTCGGATAAACTGTTCTTTAATGATTGGGATGGCTCTTGTCGCATCATTATCAATAGGAATTGTAAATTTTGGTTCATTGATACGAGCTGATGATAATACTGTTTCCAAGTCCTCTTGCATTTCTTCTACCGTAGCATAGCGATGGGATGCATCTTTTGCAGTGGCCTTTAAAACGACATTTTCAAGACTTTGTGGAATGGTACCATCAAATGCTCGAACAGATGGTGTCTCTGATTGCAAATGTTTAAGGGCAATTGAAACAGCGGACTCACCAGAAAACGGCAATTCGCCAGTAAGTAATTCATACAAGACAATTCCAAGCGCATAAATATCTGATTTATTTGTTGCCGTTCCACCACGTGCTTGCTCTGGTGATAAATAATGGACAGTGCCCAACACAGAGTTTGTTTGGGTGAAAGATGTGGCACTTAGCGTCATAGCTATTCCAAAATCCGTTATTTTCACATTTCCTTCCGCATCCATTAAAATATTTTGCGGTTTAATGTCACGGTGAATAATATGATTTTCATGGGCATTGGCAATCGCTGACGTTAATTGCTTCATAATATGCACACTTCGAGCAGGAGAAATCGGTGCAAATTCCTGTATGTACTGCTTTAACGTCTTTCCTTGAACATATTCCATGACGATATAATGTAAGTCTCCATCATCACCTACATCATAAATACTAACAATATTCGGATGTGTAAGGCTTGTAACTGAAAGTGCCTCACGTTGAAAACGTCGATGTAATTCATCCTCATTGGTAAAATCATAGCGTAATATTTTTATCGCTACGTCCCTATTTAATATCATATCATGCGCCAAGTATACATTGGACATGCCTCCGCCACCAATGAGTTCTATAATTTTATAGCGGTCACTAATTCGTTTTCCTACAAGCATACTTACACCTCCTCATCTTGCCTTGTGAGTAACACGAGGGAGATATTGTCTTCCCCCCCGCTTGCATTTGCTAGTTCCACAAGCTTTCGCCCTTTTTCTTCAATTACATCTGGATAGGTTATGATAGATGCCATTTCATACACTGATAGTTTATTACTTAAACCGTCAGAACAAATGAGTAAATACGATTTTGGCGCTAGCTCTACTTCATAAAAGTCTGGTTCAATAGTTTCCTCTGTTCCAACAGCTTTTAAAATGAAATTTTTCTTCGGATGCGTCAATGCTTCCTCTTCGCTAATTTCACCATTTTCAAGCAGAACATTAACATAGGAGTGATCTCTTGTTATTTGTTGTGCGCCATCATCAAAGAAATAATACACGCGACTATCACCTACATGTGCAATGAAGCAATAATTCCCTTCAATTAACACGGCGATAAACGTCGTCCCCATTCCTTTACAGTCTTCATGTGATAAAGAATAGTTGAATATATTTGTATTTAAAAGCTTAACTGCTTGTCGTAACCATTCTTTTTTTGATGTCATAGTTGCAAAATGATGTGCCTCTGCTTGTAAAAATACCGTTTCCATCTGTTTCATTGCCATATCACTCGCTACATCGCCAGCATTATGACCACCCATGCCATCGGCCACAAGTGCGAGTGCGAGGCCATCTGGACGTTTAAAAAATGCAGCGCGATCTTCATTAATTGCTCGTTTTAAACCAATATCACTTTCGACTGTGTATTTCATCACTGGTCACCTCGTTTCTTCAGATCTCTCTTTCGCACGTAATTGTCCGCAAGCCGCATCAATATCTGAACCTTGCTCTCTACGGATTGTTACGTTAATACCATTTTTCTTTAATGTTTTCTCAAAAGCAAAAATTTTACTACGAGATGTGCGAATATAATCACGTTCTGGTACGTAGTTTACAGGAATTAAGTTCACATGGCATTTAATCCCTTTTATAAGAGCAGATAATTCTTCTGCCACTTCAACTGAATCATTTTCACCAGACATTAAACCATACTCAAAACTAACACGACGTCCTGTTTTTTTCGTATAGTAACGAACGGCTTCCATCAGTTCATCTAATTTGTAGGCACGTGCAATAGGCATTAGTTTTTGACGCGCCTCTTGGTTCGGTGCGTGCAAGGATACGGCAAAGTTAATTTGAAGCTGTTCATCAGCAAATTGATAAATCTTTGGTACAATGCC
This genomic interval from Lysinibacillus sphaericus contains the following:
- the pknB gene encoding Stk1 family PASTA domain-containing Ser/Thr kinase — encoded protein: MLVGKRISDRYKIIELIGGGGMSNVYLAHDMILNRDVAIKILRYDFTNEDELHRRFQREALSVTSLTHPNIVSIYDVGDDGDLHYIVMEYVQGKTLKQYIQEFAPISPARSVHIMKQLTSAIANAHENHIIHRDIKPQNILMDAEGNVKITDFGIAMTLSATSFTQTNSVLGTVHYLSPEQARGGTATNKSDIYALGIVLYELLTGELPFSGESAVSIALKHLQSETPSVRAFDGTIPQSLENVVLKATAKDASHRYATVEEMQEDLETVLSSARINEPKFTIPIDNDATRAIPIIKEQFIRKDEDLTKTRAMEPIAQKKVEAKKPVEKVEPVKQKKKWPKYVAGLFIVVIAMFLFFLFATDLFSPKKIAVPDVTNLTVEDATKKLQEAGFVVAEQKEERNSEDIEKGKVIETDPEKDAKRVKGTEIELIVSLGVETVKIDDYTGQQISQVEALLKDKLIIQKNYVHSKLPEGQIIEQDPQEGAEIIAKDATITFTISQGVKMITVDSVANYTKAQMDDYVKRVGLKWRTVREEYNDTVPAGSVISQTPKPGTSLMEGDTIAVVLSKGPAEKPVKTFIKNVLIPYEPTEEGAEQVIRIEIQDKNHTMVKAFDEFTITSDQQYKIQLVIVEGEEAAYKIIRDSEIIESDSFNYDDVK
- a CDS encoding Stp1/IreP family PP2C-type Ser/Thr phosphatase, with product MKYTVESDIGLKRAINEDRAAFFKRPDGLALALVADGMGGHNAGDVASDMAMKQMETVFLQAEAHHFATMTSKKEWLRQAVKLLNTNIFNYSLSHEDCKGMGTTFIAVLIEGNYCFIAHVGDSRVYYFFDDGAQQITRDHSYVNVLLENGEISEEEALTHPKKNFILKAVGTEETIEPDFYEVELAPKSYLLICSDGLSNKLSVYEMASIITYPDVIEEKGRKLVELANASGGEDNISLVLLTRQDEEV
- the rsgA gene encoding ribosome small subunit-dependent GTPase A is translated as MAHGQIRKALSGYYYVYDGKELIQCRGRGVFRNRGESPLVGDLVEYTLETEGSDGTIQKIIDRQNELVRPPIANIDQGILVFSVKEPNFNTILLDRFLVVLESFHVHPIICLTKMDLLQDDEREELQGYIADYENIGYTVLQTYKGEEELVERLQPILKGKTSVLAGQSGVGKSTLLNTLIPDLNLKTGIISQSLGRGKHTTRHVELIEVCDGLLADTPGFSSFDFDEIEKEELGACFPEITRIAEDCKFRGCLHLKEPKCAVKVAVEAGEIREYRYKHYEQFMQEIMDRKPRY